The DNA region TAAAAAAGCTGTCCCAAAACTAGGATAACTTCCAGCAATATCAGTATTCTATATTCATTGAATTATTAATTAAGCAAATTATCGAAAACACTCGTTTTTGGTATAAAAGATCAATTTCTTCTATTCAATGTTAAGTGAATGAAGTAGCTTTGTCAATTTTAAATAAATAAATAATTCTTTATAAAAAAGAGACCTACCTTTAGGTAAGGTAGGAAAAGGAGTTAAAAATGAAAAAGTTTTGTTTGTTAGGGCTATTTGTTTATTATGAATATATAATACAATTGAAATTTAAATAATCTGTGATGAATTAGTATAGAATTTCTGAAATTAAAGTAGAAATAGCAGTTATCAAAAAGAATCTAAAATAAACTCCAGGCGTTAACACTTTGTTTTTTTCAGTAAAAACGTCAACTTGAAAGGAATATTGCTATGGAGAAAGACTTTTTTTAAAATTAGATATTCAGCACCTTGACAGCGATGTTAGACATGATATGAAGTCTATTCTAGGCTTATTAGATAGTAGATTTAGTGAAATTACTTCTTCTGGAAAATTAAAACACTATGAGGATTATAAAGAGCTAAAGAAATTAGACCAAGGGGTTAGAAATTTTGTGATTCTGGAGTATGATATAAAAATCATTGATGACAAGACAGTGATATCCATTTACAAACTTAAAGATGATAATGATAATAGTCTTTCAATGAGGAGCAATGTATGGATAAATGAATTTGGTGAGTGGAAAATGATCTTTCATCAAGGAACTCTGATTGGTGAGTAAGTTGTCAAAAAGGATCGTTTTTGATATTCTTTGCTTTAACAAATGAAACAATCACTAATATAATTCCTATAGCACCAATCGGCAAAATAAACGGAGTAATTATCCCAACGCATGTTAGACAATCAGAATTTGATAGTTTCATCAATAAAACACTGAATATTACTAATAGAGAAAAACCTATCATAAATATCAACACGCTGACTCCCCTTTTTTCACTCTGTTTTCCTCCTTCAGTTGTGATGAATAGGAGAATAAAATTGGATAATAAAAAACTTCTAGAAATAACAGAAAATTATACTGAAAAATGCAATTAAATTGATTTTATCTTATGAAAATTTTGAAAGAGAAGTAGCAAAAGAAGAGATTGAGGAAGGTTTAAAGGTAACTAGATTGTTGAAAAAGAAAATACATCATTAAGGAAAAGGTGGTTGTAGGAAATTTGAAGATGATAATAGAAGTAACATTTAGAACAATATCGGCGAAAAAAGGATACAAACGGTTGCGATTGTATGAAGCGTTAGCTACATGGAAAGAGGCGATAGAGATGGACGAAAAAATTCGAGAGCTAGAATGGAATTGTTAAGTGTCAAATTTTTAAACGAATTACTATTAGACAAATTAGAAATTAGTGTCGAAGAAATTCAAAATTATGCGAAAGATGGTTTGAAGAACATGCCGCAGTCTGAAAAGAATACGGATATGTATTATTACTTAATGGGAACAGCATACCATGAGAATGCTGCAGAAGAAATTCGTAAAGACAATCAGTACAAAAGTATAGGAGTGTGATGAAAACATGTCTGAACATCCCAATGAAAAAATAATGACACAGTTGATCCACAATCAATGGACAAACCATTCGATTACCGCAGCAGTTATTGATGAAAAAATGAATATCATCGCACAGGGTGAGACAACGGTGACCGAAACCCATGATCCGACTGCACATGCCGAAATCAATGCGATAAGGGAGGCTTGTGATAAGTTAAACGTAGATAAACTCCCTCAAGATTACTGGCTTTATTCTACTTTTGAACCTTGTCCACTCTGTAGTTCAGCAATTATCTGGTCAGGAATCACAGGAGTTGTCTATGCAAATAATCCTAAATATCGCGGCAATGAAGAGAACTGGTCATTTATTTCTTGTGAAGAGGTTTTGCAAAAAGGTGCTCGAATACAGGAGGTTACCTTAATTAAGGATTTCATGCTGGAAGATATTAAAGGTTATTTTTTACGTCATACTAATTAGCAGTTATTTTGTTTAAAGAGAAGATCATTTATCATGTATTTGCTAAAATAGCTATTGATTATTTTACTTTTTGTTCGCCTTTTAAAATCAACGTTTTGTGGTACTCTTAGAATAATGGTTTATTCTTATTTTTTATCAATATATAAATAGGAGGAAAAGGTATGTTCAATGAAAAATTTAAAGAAGTTTTAGCACATGAAGGACCCGTTTCTTTGACGACATGGGCGAATAATGATGCGCACGTGACGAATACGTGGAATAGTTATTTGAAATTGACAGAAGATGATCGTATTTTACTGCCAATGGCTGGCATGCATTCAACACAAGCAGATTTAGCGATAAATAATCAAATCAAAATAACATTAGCTTCTAGAGAGGTTCAAGGCACGATCGGTGCTGGTGCTGGTTTTTATATTGAAGGAACAACGGAGTTTCTTGATTCAGGTGATGAGTTTGATCAAATGGTCAGCGAATTCCCATTTTTAAGACAGGTGATGGTCGTTCACCCTGGCTTGGTCAAGCAGACAATCTAATTGAAAACAATTGTTAAAGTGGAGCAGAAGTTTTCTTTTGCTTCTTTTTTAGTAGATGAACACGTATTTAATGGAAATGATAGCGTATACTAAAGAATGGGTACATAAGGGAGGACATTTTTTATGAGGATGAGAGAAAGAATTCTTGCTGGAAAATTGTTTTTAGATAACTGTGAAAACCTGCCGGAGGAACGGATGCAGGCCAAAAAGAAGATGAGGCAGTTTAACCAGCTGTCACCAGATAAAATAGAAGAACGTTTTCAACTTTTGGATGACATTTTTGGGACAAAAGTCAATGCATGGATCGAACCACCATTTTATTTTTGTTACGGCCGTAATATTCAGTTAGGTGAAGAGTGCTATTTGAATATGGGATGTACATTTATTGATGATGGAAAAATTACTATTGGAAATAAAGTAGCGTTTGGACCAGGAGTAACGATTGCTACGGTTGGGCACCCGATTCATCCGGATCATCGAAGGTTGATGTATGCAGATCCAGTTACTATTGAAGATAACTGTTGGATCGGAGCAAATACAACCATTTGTCCTGGCGTGACGATCGGTGAAAATAGTGTGATCGGTGCAGGTAGTATTGTAACAAAAGATATCCCCGCTAATTCAGTTGCTGTTGGGAATCCGTGTAAAGTGTTGCGGGAAATCAATAGTAGAGATCGTGCCTTTTATTATAAAGATCGACCATTTGATGAGGAGGATTTGGCAGAGATCTATCGTTTGAATGATAGCAATTAATAGATAAAATCAGAAAGAGGATGGGACAGAAGTGTTCAACTCCGAGAAATAAGAGGGAATTTACGAAAATTGTTCTTCAAATTTTTGTGACCAAGTAGGTACTGTGCGACATCAACTCGTTCCTCGTTGTGTTTTACAGCAATTTCAGCTTATTTCTGAAGCCTTCAAATCTTAGTGCTTTAGCACTTAGAATTTGATGTGATCGAAGCGAAGCGTAGTAGTTACTTCTGCTTCCACCGTTTATTCGTTTTAAAAGGGACTGGGGCGTAACTCGTAGAGTTATGTACCAGTCCCTTTTAGCTGTAGAAAATACCTTAGATAGTGGTCAGCTTTTTAGCTAAGATTTC from Enterococcus sp. 9D6_DIV0238 includes:
- a CDS encoding nucleoside deaminase translates to MSEHPNEKIMTQLIHNQWTNHSITAAVIDEKMNIIAQGETTVTETHDPTAHAEINAIREACDKLNVDKLPQDYWLYSTFEPCPLCSSAIIWSGITGVVYANNPKYRGNEENWSFISCEEVLQKGARIQEVTLIKDFMLEDIKGYFLRHTN
- a CDS encoding sugar O-acetyltransferase — encoded protein: MRMRERILAGKLFLDNCENLPEERMQAKKKMRQFNQLSPDKIEERFQLLDDIFGTKVNAWIEPPFYFCYGRNIQLGEECYLNMGCTFIDDGKITIGNKVAFGPGVTIATVGHPIHPDHRRLMYADPVTIEDNCWIGANTTICPGVTIGENSVIGAGSIVTKDIPANSVAVGNPCKVLREINSRDRAFYYKDRPFDEEDLAEIYRLNDSN
- a CDS encoding pyridoxamine 5'-phosphate oxidase family protein, encoding MFNEKFKEVLAHEGPVSLTTWANNDAHVTNTWNSYLKLTEDDRILLPMAGMHSTQADLAINNQIKITLASREVQGTIGAGAGFYIEGTTEFLDSGDEFDQMVSEFPFLRQVMVVHPGLVKQTI